From Geomonas agri, one genomic window encodes:
- a CDS encoding delta-60 repeat domain-containing protein, protein MGERTVLTGRAIQTLAAHVLVVLVLLWATALPAGAAVWTLDGFAIHNGCTVAINGSVHAIAVQRTDAKIILGGEFILTDGVVTRTNIARINHDGTLDTTFVPPLPDGPVRAIALQPDLATPANPDGIWIGGSFTTVGGVSRKGLARLSGSSGALDSVDPITSALAPVTVNALVMLPTGVDLLVAGAFRELKSGVPTRNLAGLSATSGALTWTWTGGLTDDAGNVAIHAVQVHNGAIVVGGEFAGTGSANIARFSAQGAYDSSFAPSSPNGVVRALAVQADGKILLGGDFSGGLLSRTYLARLNPDGTLDAFNPGFDNAPGARVASILVEPDGRILAGGTFTIGPAPAQRANLARLKIDGTLADTAFPAANAAVRVVARQGDGNILAGGDFTNIGSVPRTSLARFYPYGTLDDTLAQIVDDTGLVTRLLLRPDGYTTIAGLFENVLGAPRFHVARLTKDWSLDPGFDAGLTLGQRTTSIVPLAQDALLFGGNFLTVNGIEQHQLVQVTQAGIPGPAAFNTAVNAYLQKWGTLNTVMVAEDGMMYVGGEQRHRVPLSLPLPPQDHRGA, encoded by the coding sequence ATGGGAGAGAGAACGGTGCTGACAGGGCGGGCAATACAGACGTTGGCGGCACATGTGCTGGTGGTTCTGGTGCTGCTTTGGGCCACGGCGCTCCCGGCCGGTGCCGCGGTGTGGACCCTGGACGGCTTCGCCATCCATAACGGCTGTACGGTGGCCATCAATGGTTCGGTGCATGCCATAGCGGTGCAACGCACGGACGCGAAGATCATACTGGGGGGGGAATTCATTCTCACCGACGGCGTGGTGACGCGCACCAACATAGCCAGGATCAACCACGACGGCACCCTGGACACCACCTTTGTTCCGCCGCTTCCGGATGGCCCCGTGCGTGCCATAGCCCTGCAACCGGACCTGGCCACGCCCGCCAACCCGGACGGGATCTGGATCGGGGGGAGCTTCACCACGGTGGGTGGGGTGAGCCGCAAGGGGCTGGCACGGCTGTCCGGGTCGAGCGGAGCGCTGGATAGCGTGGACCCGATCACCAGCGCGCTCGCGCCGGTGACGGTCAACGCGCTGGTCATGCTGCCGACCGGCGTGGACCTCCTCGTGGCTGGAGCGTTCCGGGAGCTCAAGTCCGGGGTGCCCACGAGGAACCTGGCCGGGCTGTCGGCCACGAGCGGAGCGCTCACCTGGACCTGGACCGGAGGCTTGACCGATGACGCCGGCAACGTGGCGATCCACGCGGTGCAGGTGCATAACGGCGCCATCGTGGTCGGTGGGGAGTTCGCCGGAACGGGGTCCGCCAACATCGCCAGGTTCTCGGCCCAAGGCGCCTACGACTCAAGCTTCGCTCCGTCGTCGCCCAACGGCGTCGTGCGCGCCCTGGCCGTGCAGGCGGACGGGAAGATACTGCTGGGAGGAGACTTCTCGGGAGGGCTCCTCTCCCGCACCTACCTCGCCAGGCTAAACCCCGACGGGACCCTGGACGCTTTCAACCCCGGCTTCGACAACGCGCCCGGAGCCCGGGTCGCCTCGATCCTCGTGGAGCCGGACGGCCGGATCCTGGCCGGCGGCACCTTTACCATCGGCCCCGCCCCGGCACAACGCGCCAATCTCGCGCGCCTGAAGATAGACGGAACCCTGGCCGACACCGCCTTCCCCGCGGCCAATGCGGCGGTACGGGTTGTGGCGCGCCAGGGAGACGGAAACATCCTGGCCGGCGGAGACTTCACCAACATCGGCTCCGTCCCGCGCACGTCCCTGGCCCGTTTCTACCCCTACGGTACCCTCGACGACACCCTGGCCCAGATCGTCGACGACACCGGGCTGGTGACCAGGCTCCTGCTGCGCCCGGACGGCTACACCACCATCGCCGGCCTCTTCGAGAACGTGCTCGGTGCGCCGCGGTTCCACGTCGCCAGGCTCACCAAGGACTGGTCCCTCGATCCCGGTTTCGACGCCGGGCTCACCCTGGGGCAGCGCACGACCAGCATTGTGCCGCTGGCCCAGGACGCGCTTTTGTTCGGGGGGAACTTTCTGACCGTCAATGGCATCGAACAGCACCAGTTGGTGCAGGTGACCCAAGCGGGGATCCCGGGACCGGCCGCTTTCAACACTGCGGTGAACGCCTACCTGCAGAAGTGGGGCACCCTTAACACGGTCATGGTGGCGGAGGACGGCATGATGTACGTGGGGGGGGAACAACGTCATCGCGTCCCCTTATCGCTACCTCTTCCGCCTCAAGACCACCGGGGAGCATGA
- a CDS encoding MBG domain-containing protein has translation MNGVVSALALQPDNMLLVATRTGRVLRLKPDGSPDPGWHGGTPLQMGGRIDHLALLPDGRVLISGYPMYPGSYTDPDTGDLVPVTRNVVRLNSDGSVDESFVIEALYNYDASFSDDVIGFALQSDGSIIIFGVFDQVTDGYGTVIYRDYVARITPEGRLDTGFDLGAFSFASGTPISQVETINLGPDGKFLIGGDFTDQNGRSKLGRYANGWSFEDLSVSDTGDTVTWLRSGTSPELWRVSFEYSPDPDAATPVWVPLGRGNRVAGGWRLDGVNLAQYGTRVNGYVRARGYVTGDHGTIGSLVESLRLYYLKPQKTTITVTAHGQSKTYGQADPSLGYSFDPPLNGSDQFTGALSRVAGEDVGGYAITVGTLALGSAYDLVFSGASLTINQAPLLISADNQVKTAGNGNPQFTATCTGLAPWDTAASLGGAPLLTTSVDAGTPRGSYPIHAALGSITSANYRYSFVDGTFTVTGRPQGITFAEPPPKVYGAPAFAAGASASSGLTVSYASSNPAVAVVVGAEVRVTGAGSTVITASQGGDGFWEPAPSVPVTLTVVKAPLHVVAEDKTRAYLTSNPELTVAYQGFVNGEGGAVLTGAPVLATPAVLSSPVGSYAIVAGTGTLQAANYQLVPVNGTLTVYRSCQEITFPAIPERTFGDPPFEIVASACSGLPLSFRSSNPEVARVDGNVVIITGAGSVMIMASQAGSGNLETALEKSQPFVVHRSGQQVSFSSPAQKVVGDLHFDLDGSATSGLPLSYLSSDSAVATVAGSTVTVVGAGTTVLSALQEGSGNYLAALPVSRTLTVAQEGTPPQLYLSTLNSGASTSNPVLNIMGRAADVSGIASLSVAGVERGADAALFSAAATLADGDNAITVTARDGAGNVTTHNFIVTLDPLAPVLALTSPADNSVTDAVSCPVTGTVTPGSTVTMAVNGDALQLLPVSGGSFTGSALLAPGVNTVELTAERDGRSSRSKRSVTFDPAAPALAIGEPAQDLRTEAEAVTIQGTVGSAAEGVQVEAGGALYTPDVVAGAFRQQLALALGENRIAVRAASVDGATSVAHRNLVRIERISGDLGGNGSVDIHDALQLLRISLGSEPASAAALAHGDLAPVVNGVSRPDGVIDVGDLLVLLRRIVGLHL, from the coding sequence GTGAATGGCGTCGTCAGCGCGCTGGCGCTGCAACCGGACAACATGCTGCTGGTCGCCACCCGCACCGGGCGCGTGCTGCGGCTCAAACCCGACGGCAGCCCCGATCCGGGCTGGCACGGCGGCACCCCGCTGCAGATGGGGGGTAGAATCGACCACCTGGCGCTGCTCCCCGATGGCCGCGTCCTCATCTCCGGCTATCCCATGTACCCCGGCAGCTACACGGACCCGGACACCGGGGACCTGGTCCCGGTAACGAGGAACGTGGTGCGCCTTAACAGTGACGGCAGCGTCGACGAGAGCTTCGTCATCGAAGCCCTCTACAACTACGACGCGAGCTTTAGCGACGACGTGATCGGCTTCGCCCTGCAAAGCGACGGCAGCATCATTATCTTCGGCGTGTTCGACCAGGTGACCGACGGGTACGGCACCGTCATCTACCGCGACTACGTGGCCCGCATCACCCCGGAAGGACGCCTGGACACCGGCTTCGACCTGGGCGCCTTCTCCTTCGCCAGCGGGACCCCCATCAGCCAGGTCGAGACCATCAATCTCGGGCCGGACGGCAAATTCCTCATTGGAGGCGATTTCACGGACCAAAACGGCAGGAGCAAGCTGGGCCGTTATGCCAACGGCTGGAGCTTCGAGGACCTCTCCGTCTCCGACACGGGGGATACCGTCACCTGGCTGCGCTCGGGAACCTCGCCGGAACTGTGGCGGGTGAGCTTCGAGTATTCGCCCGACCCGGACGCGGCCACCCCGGTCTGGGTCCCGCTGGGCAGGGGCAACCGGGTGGCGGGGGGGTGGCGCCTGGACGGGGTCAACCTGGCCCAGTACGGCACCCGGGTCAACGGCTACGTGCGCGCCAGGGGATACGTGACCGGAGACCACGGTACCATCGGCTCCCTCGTGGAGTCGCTGCGCCTTTACTACCTGAAGCCGCAGAAGACGACCATTACCGTGACTGCCCACGGCCAAAGCAAAACCTACGGACAGGCCGATCCCTCCTTGGGCTACAGCTTCGATCCCCCCCTGAACGGCAGCGACCAGTTCACCGGGGCGCTGTCTCGCGTGGCGGGCGAGGACGTTGGGGGCTACGCCATCACCGTGGGGACCCTCGCCCTTGGCAGCGCCTACGACCTCGTGTTCAGCGGCGCGAGCCTCACCATCAACCAGGCGCCCCTGCTGATCAGCGCCGACAACCAGGTGAAGACCGCCGGCAACGGCAATCCCCAGTTCACCGCCACCTGCACCGGGCTTGCCCCCTGGGACACCGCGGCGAGCCTCGGCGGTGCCCCGCTTCTTACCACCAGCGTTGATGCCGGTACTCCCCGGGGGAGTTATCCCATCCATGCCGCCCTCGGGAGCATCACCAGCGCCAACTACCGCTACAGCTTCGTCGACGGCACCTTCACCGTCACCGGGCGCCCCCAGGGCATCACCTTTGCCGAGCCTCCCCCGAAGGTCTACGGGGCACCCGCCTTCGCCGCGGGTGCGAGCGCCAGCAGCGGTCTCACCGTGAGCTACGCGAGTTCCAACCCTGCCGTTGCGGTCGTGGTCGGCGCGGAGGTCCGCGTCACCGGCGCGGGGAGCACCGTGATCACCGCCTCGCAGGGCGGGGACGGTTTCTGGGAGCCGGCCCCGTCGGTCCCGGTGACCCTCACCGTCGTCAAGGCCCCCCTGCACGTGGTGGCCGAGGACAAGACCCGCGCCTACCTCACTTCAAACCCCGAGCTGACCGTCGCTTACCAGGGATTCGTGAACGGGGAAGGGGGCGCGGTGCTGACCGGTGCCCCGGTGCTGGCCACCCCTGCCGTCTTGTCCAGCCCGGTGGGAAGCTACGCCATCGTGGCCGGCACCGGCACGCTACAGGCCGCCAACTACCAACTGGTGCCGGTCAACGGCACGTTGACCGTGTACCGGTCCTGCCAGGAAATCACCTTCCCCGCCATCCCCGAGCGGACCTTCGGCGATCCCCCCTTCGAGATCGTCGCCTCCGCCTGCAGCGGGCTCCCGCTCAGCTTCCGCAGCTCCAACCCCGAGGTGGCCCGTGTCGACGGCAACGTGGTCATCATCACCGGGGCGGGGAGCGTCATGATCATGGCGAGCCAGGCGGGGAGCGGCAACCTGGAGACGGCGCTCGAGAAGTCGCAGCCCTTCGTCGTGCATAGAAGCGGCCAGCAGGTGAGTTTCTCCTCGCCGGCCCAGAAGGTGGTGGGGGATCTTCACTTCGACCTCGACGGGAGCGCCACTAGCGGGCTGCCGCTAAGTTACCTGAGCTCCGACTCGGCCGTGGCGACAGTCGCGGGGAGCACGGTGACCGTGGTCGGCGCGGGGACCACGGTGCTCAGCGCACTCCAGGAAGGAAGTGGCAACTACCTTGCCGCCTTGCCGGTTTCCAGGACCCTCACCGTGGCCCAGGAGGGGACGCCGCCGCAGCTTTACCTCTCGACGCTCAACTCCGGGGCCAGCACCTCCAACCCGGTGCTGAACATCATGGGCCGGGCCGCGGACGTCTCGGGCATCGCGAGCCTCAGCGTGGCCGGCGTCGAGCGCGGCGCCGACGCGGCACTGTTCAGTGCCGCCGCTACCCTCGCCGACGGGGACAACGCCATCACCGTGACCGCCCGCGACGGCGCGGGCAACGTGACCACGCACAACTTCATCGTCACCCTCGACCCCCTGGCCCCGGTCCTGGCGCTGACCTCCCCGGCTGACAACAGCGTCACCGATGCCGTGAGCTGCCCCGTGACCGGGACGGTGACCCCGGGAAGCACGGTGACCATGGCGGTGAACGGCGACGCGCTGCAACTGCTCCCGGTGAGCGGGGGGAGCTTTACGGGGAGTGCGCTGCTCGCGCCGGGGGTGAACACCGTCGAACTGACCGCGGAGCGCGACGGGCGCAGTTCGCGCAGCAAGCGGAGCGTTACCTTCGACCCCGCGGCACCGGCCCTGGCCATCGGCGAGCCCGCGCAGGACCTGCGCACCGAGGCCGAGGCGGTCACCATTCAGGGCACGGTCGGGAGTGCCGCGGAGGGGGTGCAGGTCGAGGCAGGGGGGGCGCTCTACACTCCCGACGTGGTCGCCGGGGCCTTCCGGCAACAGTTGGCGTTGGCGCTGGGGGAAAACCGGATCGCGGTACGGGCGGCTTCTGTCGACGGGGCAACCAGCGTGGCGCACCGCAACCTGGTGCGCATCGAGCGCATCAGCGGCGACCTGGGCGGCAACGGCAGCGTCGACATCCATGACGCCCTGCAGTTACTGAGGATCTCCCTGGGGTCCGAGCCCGCCAGCGCCGCCGCACTCGCCCACGGGGACCTGGCCCCGGTGGTGAACGGGGTGTCCCGGCCGGACGGGGTCATCGACGTGGGCGATCTGCTGGTGCTGCTGAGGAGGATAGTCGGCCTGCATCTCTGA
- a CDS encoding M15 family metallopeptidase, with protein MSRTWRSIFGGIVLVTLAVAAGCSYNRELPRRVSESLDGIARNSRSGQFLYVDPGTPGQPQATLYPVRRSLLGWELALPAVPVNLGRNGVAPPFEKREGDGRTPAGIFGLRTAFGYPPGLPGAFPYRQVDRQDLWVDDSQSPDYNRWVRRGESRASSFEDLLRPDPLYKYALVLEYNTEPVVRDLGSAIFIHVERGHDSATAGCVSLPEQDLVQLIDWLDPEQRPQVVIGSASAVAATLAGRAEQLPTDLPAGPKGKLIEGGRLLALRHGAGGFFAAAVSLPASVGQQMQEKKSWRPECPVPLDQLAYLVTSYWGFDGKPHYGELVVHQALAAFFMDSLHSAYNGRFPIEKMELIDAYDGDDFRSMEANNSSAFNCREVPGRPGVFSRHSYGAAIDVNPRQNPYLMLEEGAGAQTKGIAGGAAAAGFCLANPSLCRVLPAGSADHLDRRDQRPGMLQSGDPLVVPFRQRGFTWGGSWRFPDYQHLEYDLGLLLPGS; from the coding sequence ATGAGCAGGACTTGGCGATCCATTTTCGGTGGCATTGTGCTGGTGACCTTAGCCGTTGCGGCGGGATGCAGTTACAACCGCGAGCTGCCGCGGCGGGTCAGCGAGAGCCTGGACGGCATCGCTCGCAACTCCCGGAGCGGCCAGTTCCTTTACGTCGACCCCGGTACCCCCGGCCAGCCGCAGGCAACCCTCTATCCGGTGCGGCGCTCGCTGCTGGGGTGGGAGCTTGCCCTGCCGGCGGTCCCGGTGAACCTGGGGCGCAACGGCGTGGCGCCCCCTTTCGAGAAGCGCGAAGGGGACGGCCGCACCCCCGCCGGTATCTTCGGCCTGCGCACCGCCTTCGGCTACCCCCCCGGCCTTCCCGGCGCCTTCCCCTACCGCCAGGTCGACAGGCAGGACCTCTGGGTGGACGACTCGCAATCCCCCGACTACAACCGCTGGGTCCGGCGCGGCGAAAGCCGCGCCTCCTCCTTCGAGGACCTCTTGCGTCCCGACCCGCTCTACAAGTACGCCCTGGTGCTCGAGTACAACACAGAGCCGGTCGTGCGCGACCTGGGGAGCGCCATCTTCATCCACGTCGAGCGCGGTCACGACAGCGCCACCGCCGGCTGCGTCTCGCTGCCGGAACAGGATCTGGTGCAGCTGATCGACTGGCTCGACCCGGAACAGCGACCGCAGGTGGTCATCGGCAGCGCGTCCGCCGTGGCCGCCACCCTGGCTGGCAGAGCCGAACAGCTCCCCACCGACCTGCCCGCCGGGCCGAAGGGAAAGCTCATCGAGGGGGGGCGCCTCTTGGCGCTGCGCCACGGCGCTGGCGGCTTCTTCGCCGCGGCAGTGTCGCTGCCGGCGAGCGTCGGGCAGCAGATGCAGGAAAAGAAAAGCTGGCGACCCGAGTGCCCGGTTCCCCTTGACCAGCTCGCCTACCTGGTCACCTCCTACTGGGGCTTCGACGGCAAACCGCATTACGGCGAACTGGTGGTGCACCAGGCGCTGGCCGCCTTCTTCATGGACTCCCTGCACAGCGCCTACAACGGGCGCTTCCCTATCGAGAAGATGGAGCTCATCGACGCTTACGACGGCGACGACTTCCGTTCCATGGAGGCCAACAACAGCTCGGCCTTCAACTGCCGCGAGGTCCCCGGCAGGCCCGGCGTCTTCTCCAGGCACAGCTATGGCGCCGCCATCGATGTCAACCCGCGCCAGAACCCCTACCTGATGCTGGAGGAGGGGGCAGGTGCGCAGACCAAAGGGATCGCGGGGGGCGCCGCCGCGGCCGGGTTCTGCCTCGCCAACCCCTCCCTGTGCCGCGTGCTCCCCGCCGGTTCCGCCGACCACCTCGACCGGCGCGACCAGCGCCCGGGCATGCTGCAGTCGGGCGACCCACTTGTCGTCCCCTTCCGCCAGCGCGGCTTCACCTGGGGGGGAAGCTGGCGTTTCCCCGACTACCAGCACCTAGAGTACGACCTGGGCCTCCTCCTGCCGGGGTCCTAG
- a CDS encoding substrate-binding domain-containing protein, giving the protein MKKMMKSAVCVLVVLAAAAAYGEEIRVGGGGASMSAVFTPIKAPFEKATGDTLMVLQSSPKDGLVDLIKGKIEMAAGAVPFESMVSGAEKDGVKVNRDTLVVQQVAVNRTAIYVHPSNKVAALSKEQLKGIFTGKITNWKEVGGDDKDVIVVWGKGTPGQNAQFQKEILDGAEVTKDILDTTNYAKIKDSVAATPEAVGIDPFGMADASVKVVQSPELVSPILVVTQGKPSAKLQKVLDYIKGEGDKYVKK; this is encoded by the coding sequence ATGAAAAAGATGATGAAGTCGGCAGTGTGCGTTCTCGTGGTACTAGCAGCGGCGGCAGCCTACGGCGAAGAGATCAGGGTAGGCGGCGGCGGTGCCTCGATGAGCGCAGTGTTCACTCCCATAAAGGCACCTTTCGAGAAGGCGACCGGGGACACGCTGATGGTCCTGCAGTCCTCGCCCAAGGACGGCCTGGTCGACCTCATCAAGGGGAAGATCGAGATGGCGGCCGGGGCGGTTCCCTTCGAATCCATGGTGAGCGGCGCTGAGAAAGACGGGGTCAAGGTGAACCGCGACACCCTGGTGGTGCAGCAGGTCGCCGTGAACCGCACCGCCATCTACGTCCATCCATCAAACAAGGTTGCCGCGCTCTCCAAGGAGCAGCTGAAGGGGATCTTCACCGGCAAGATCACCAACTGGAAAGAGGTCGGCGGTGACGACAAGGACGTCATCGTGGTCTGGGGCAAGGGGACTCCGGGGCAGAACGCCCAGTTCCAGAAGGAGATCCTGGACGGCGCCGAGGTCACCAAGGACATCCTCGACACCACCAACTACGCCAAGATCAAGGACAGTGTCGCTGCCACCCCCGAGGCGGTCGGTATCGATCCGTTCGGCATGGCGGACGCCTCGGTGAAGGTGGTCCAGTCTCCGGAACTGGTGAGCCCGATCCTGGTGGTGACCCAGGGCAAGCCTTCGGCCAAGCTGCAGAAGGTGCTCGACTACATCAAGGGTGAAGGCGACAAGTACGTGAAGAAGTAA
- a CDS encoding methyl-accepting chemotaxis protein — MTIKTKLICNALLTLAGIAIIGGVSLLGMKFVQGKLFILTERSTPFQLKTIEMQRSLQEHTANLSEVSFAANVNALAAARGNAERTLADLHKVTGELAVLKGKDGGSVDAEEVERLEGLTREMLATTQARLKAEDGAHQADLAMKSELAEITRKLSELDVSIQKRQKSSARQLSVSSGSASEITQKLMNLTTARDFLKDANFALSELIKATGRKGVIIARGKLDAALNEFGKNRLVTAGDPSVKTPVELVAEARKLVTGPQGLLELKGAALAKGGDAPPEYDQVAQSVATKLSGAVIEIEQSVTLATGKYNQESRSHDDSLKGSTLAGDVLAQNGTLISLGLDIKSGIKELFAARTKEEITQVSGELRTKFAAAEGIEGRMAAALGSKNSAEAGVLRGVAGKLAAIKSQLMAKDGVIDKLEQVVQVRTQAAALNLKLKELVAQQNEQGKKGVTAAQGEQEKAVASVNRMVRSFVVAVSLLGLAMMIFGLVTSILLARSITTPIRELIVLATGFGNGDFSAQLDARRKDEFGEVARHFNQTTVKLGEITGALSRAIANLAAHSRHLSVTAEELAQGAREQAIATEQSADAVGQMSQSINEVAGSAAQASEASQQVLITAGQGEEVVATTVRGMEQIAASVHEAAVLVHSLGERSEQVGSIVGIINDIADQTSLLALNASIEAARAGELGMGFAVVADEVRKLAARTTEATAEIGAMIREIQEGTTRTVRAMKAGTGNVADGVRYAGEASQSLEQILAVSTRGAEMAERIAAAAEQQSTAMVEISANVDGMADITKRAEHSTNEVRRASVELRQIAEELSGMAAWFRLSGAA; from the coding sequence ATGACGATAAAGACCAAGTTGATCTGCAACGCCCTGCTCACCCTTGCCGGTATCGCCATCATCGGCGGGGTGAGCCTTCTGGGCATGAAATTCGTTCAGGGCAAGCTCTTCATACTGACCGAGCGTTCCACGCCGTTCCAGTTGAAGACCATCGAGATGCAGCGCTCGCTGCAGGAACACACTGCGAACCTCTCCGAGGTCTCCTTCGCCGCCAACGTCAACGCCCTCGCCGCGGCCCGCGGCAACGCGGAACGCACCCTCGCCGACCTGCACAAGGTCACGGGGGAGCTTGCCGTCCTCAAGGGGAAGGATGGCGGGAGCGTCGACGCGGAGGAGGTGGAGCGGTTGGAGGGGCTGACCCGGGAGATGCTGGCCACGACCCAGGCGCGGCTCAAGGCCGAGGACGGGGCGCACCAGGCGGACCTGGCCATGAAGTCGGAACTCGCCGAGATCACCAGGAAACTCTCCGAGCTGGACGTCTCGATCCAGAAACGCCAGAAATCGTCGGCGCGCCAGCTCTCGGTTTCCAGCGGTTCGGCCAGCGAGATCACGCAGAAGCTGATGAACCTCACCACCGCCAGGGACTTCCTCAAGGACGCCAACTTCGCCCTTTCCGAACTGATCAAGGCGACCGGCAGGAAAGGGGTGATCATCGCCCGCGGCAAGCTGGACGCGGCCCTGAACGAGTTCGGTAAAAACCGGCTGGTCACCGCCGGTGATCCCAGTGTGAAGACCCCGGTGGAACTGGTGGCCGAGGCGCGCAAGCTGGTCACCGGCCCACAGGGGCTCCTCGAACTGAAGGGGGCGGCCCTGGCCAAGGGGGGAGATGCGCCCCCGGAGTACGACCAGGTGGCGCAGAGCGTGGCTACCAAGCTCTCCGGGGCGGTCATCGAGATCGAACAGTCGGTCACCCTGGCCACCGGCAAGTACAACCAGGAAAGCCGCAGCCACGACGACTCCCTCAAGGGTTCCACCCTCGCGGGGGATGTCCTGGCCCAGAACGGCACCCTGATCTCCCTGGGGCTGGACATCAAGAGCGGCATCAAGGAGCTTTTCGCCGCCCGCACGAAGGAGGAGATCACCCAGGTGAGCGGCGAGCTGCGCACCAAGTTCGCCGCCGCCGAGGGGATCGAGGGACGCATGGCGGCCGCACTGGGCTCGAAAAATTCGGCCGAGGCGGGTGTGCTGCGCGGGGTGGCGGGGAAGCTCGCTGCCATCAAGTCCCAGCTCATGGCCAAGGATGGGGTGATCGACAAGCTTGAGCAGGTGGTGCAGGTGCGCACCCAGGCCGCGGCGCTCAACCTGAAGTTGAAGGAACTGGTGGCCCAGCAGAACGAGCAGGGGAAAAAGGGGGTCACCGCGGCGCAGGGCGAGCAGGAGAAGGCGGTTGCCTCGGTGAACCGCATGGTGCGCAGCTTCGTGGTGGCGGTCTCGCTTTTGGGGCTGGCCATGATGATCTTCGGCCTGGTGACCAGCATCCTGCTGGCGCGCTCCATCACCACGCCGATCCGGGAGCTGATCGTGCTGGCCACCGGGTTCGGCAACGGCGACTTCAGCGCCCAGCTCGACGCGCGCCGCAAGGACGAGTTCGGCGAAGTGGCGCGCCACTTCAACCAGACCACAGTCAAGCTGGGCGAGATCACCGGTGCGCTCAGCCGCGCCATCGCCAACCTGGCCGCGCACTCCCGCCACCTCTCCGTCACCGCGGAAGAGCTGGCGCAAGGGGCGCGCGAGCAGGCTATAGCGACCGAACAGTCGGCGGACGCGGTGGGGCAGATGTCGCAGAGCATCAACGAAGTGGCCGGCAGTGCCGCCCAGGCCTCGGAGGCGTCCCAGCAGGTGCTGATCACCGCGGGGCAGGGGGAAGAGGTGGTCGCCACTACCGTCCGTGGCATGGAGCAGATCGCCGCCTCGGTGCACGAGGCCGCGGTCCTGGTGCACAGCCTCGGGGAGAGGTCGGAGCAGGTGGGCTCCATCGTCGGCATCATCAACGACATCGCCGACCAGACCTCGCTCCTGGCACTGAACGCATCCATCGAGGCCGCCCGGGCCGGCGAGTTGGGGATGGGCTTTGCCGTGGTGGCCGACGAGGTGCGCAAGCTGGCCGCCCGCACCACCGAGGCCACCGCCGAGATCGGCGCCATGATCCGGGAGATCCAGGAGGGGACCACGCGCACGGTGCGCGCCATGAAGGCGGGGACCGGGAACGTTGCCGATGGGGTGCGCTACGCGGGAGAGGCGAGCCAGTCGCTGGAGCAGATCCTGGCCGTGTCGACTCGCGGTGCGGAGATGGCGGAGCGGATCGCGGCGGCGGCCGAGCAGCAGTCTACGGCCATGGTGGAAATCTCGGCCAACGTCGACGGCATGGCCGACATCACCAAGCGCGCCGAGCACTCCACCAACGAGGTCAGGCGTGCCTCGGTGGAGCTGCGCCAGATCGCGGAGGAACTCTCCGGCATGGCCGCGTGGTTCCGGCTCTCCGGCGCCGCCTAG
- the flgM gene encoding flagellar biosynthesis anti-sigma factor FlgM, producing MNITDKIEQAKPAIPVEGRMDTAPRARAQQSGRPAKRQEDLVELSSSLSQISTKELDQQQAQRVAAIKARVQSGEYRVDARDVAEKMLSTQSGI from the coding sequence ATGAACATCACCGATAAAATAGAGCAAGCGAAGCCTGCCATTCCCGTAGAGGGAAGGATGGACACCGCGCCGAGAGCCCGGGCGCAGCAGTCGGGGCGCCCTGCCAAGCGCCAGGAAGACCTGGTGGAGCTTTCTTCGTCGCTGTCCCAGATCTCCACCAAGGAACTGGACCAGCAGCAGGCGCAGCGGGTAGCCGCCATCAAGGCCCGGGTACAGTCGGGAGAGTACCGGGTCGATGCCCGGGACGTGGCGGAGAAGATGCTTTCGACACAAAGCGGCATCTGA
- a CDS encoding rhodanese-like domain-containing protein, whose translation MRSELAVTTDWLWERIKEGEPLFFIELRHPGDADFAVHRVRGALRVDWDEARRQLPELPRDRLVVVVSGLPNDEPALELAALFKENGVQARVLAGGVAAYLGAGLPAQEVRAARDMTRIRGE comes from the coding sequence ATGCGCAGCGAACTGGCGGTAACGACCGACTGGCTATGGGAGCGGATCAAAGAAGGGGAGCCGCTCTTTTTTATCGAGCTGCGCCACCCCGGCGATGCCGACTTCGCCGTGCACAGGGTGCGCGGTGCGCTTCGGGTCGATTGGGACGAGGCCCGGCGGCAGCTGCCGGAATTGCCGCGCGACCGCCTGGTCGTGGTGGTCTCCGGTTTGCCCAACGACGAGCCTGCCCTAGAGTTGGCCGCTCTCTTTAAAGAGAACGGTGTCCAGGCGCGGGTGCTGGCGGGAGGGGTGGCCGCGTACCTGGGGGCTGGGCTCCCGGCGCAGGAGGTGAGGGCCGCCCGGGACATGACCCGCATCCGCGGCGAATGA